A region of Myxococcus stipitatus DSM 14675 DNA encodes the following proteins:
- a CDS encoding deoxynucleoside kinase, producing the protein MDYRYIVVEGPIGVGKTSLSNILSERLSARRVLEVVEENPFLSNFYTDRQKFGFQTQIFFLLSRFRQQQELFQQDLFRSVTVSDYLFAKDRIFAHLNLDAHELALYERVFEALGPRVTKPDLVVYLQARLDVLLQRIKKRGREFERKFDAAYLEGLVHAYNNFFSHYTETPLLVVDTSDIDFVNNEFDREDLLAVIEKAKTGSQHYQPKASRRA; encoded by the coding sequence ATGGACTACCGGTACATCGTGGTCGAGGGGCCCATTGGCGTCGGCAAGACGAGCCTCTCCAACATCCTTTCGGAGCGCCTGAGCGCGCGTCGCGTCCTGGAAGTCGTGGAGGAGAACCCCTTCCTCTCCAACTTCTATACGGACCGGCAGAAGTTCGGGTTCCAGACCCAGATTTTCTTCCTCCTGTCGCGCTTCCGGCAGCAGCAGGAGCTGTTCCAGCAGGACCTCTTCCGCTCCGTCACCGTCAGCGACTACCTGTTCGCCAAGGACCGCATCTTCGCGCACCTCAACCTGGATGCGCACGAGCTGGCCCTCTACGAGCGGGTCTTCGAGGCGCTCGGGCCCCGCGTCACCAAGCCCGACCTCGTCGTCTATCTCCAGGCCCGGCTCGACGTGCTGCTGCAGCGAATCAAGAAGCGCGGCCGCGAGTTCGAGCGCAAGTTCGACGCCGCGTACCTGGAAGGCCTCGTCCACGCCTACAACAACTTCTTCTCGCACTACACGGAGACGCCGCTGCTCGTGGTCGACACCTCGGACATCGACTTCGTGAATAACGAGTTTGACCGGGAAGATCTGCTCGCGGTCATCGAGAAGGCGAAGACCGGCAGCCAGCACTATCAGCCCAAGGCGTCCAGGCGGGCCTGA
- the panB gene encoding 3-methyl-2-oxobutanoate hydroxymethyltransferase, whose product MKDKVTIHTLKRLKQIGQKICMVTAYDATFARIFDQSGADVLLVGDSLGMVVQGHDSTLPVTMDQMVYHSAAVTRSTRRAHVVGDMPFMSYQVSPQDAVRNAGRLVTEGGVGSVKLEGGSEFADTVRAIVRASIPVMGHLGLTPQSVHKMGGYVVQGRDEEQGRKILDDALALEAAGAYSLVLEGVPLDLARTITQRLSIPVIGIGAGKSCDGQVLVCYDLLGMNPDFKPKFVKHYANLHGSISDAVGAFFSEVREGVFPDEEHSFKATKGLRAVTAPAMSAGAPLQGDTPVSAEGGEEKVGPVYGIPV is encoded by the coding sequence GTGAAGGACAAGGTCACCATCCATACGCTGAAGCGCCTGAAGCAGATCGGCCAGAAGATCTGCATGGTCACCGCATACGACGCCACGTTCGCCCGCATCTTCGACCAGTCGGGAGCGGACGTCCTGCTCGTGGGCGACTCCCTGGGCATGGTGGTCCAGGGACATGACTCCACGCTGCCGGTGACGATGGACCAGATGGTCTACCACTCGGCGGCGGTCACCCGGAGCACGCGGCGCGCGCACGTGGTGGGCGACATGCCCTTCATGAGCTACCAGGTGTCCCCGCAGGACGCGGTCCGCAACGCGGGGCGGCTGGTGACGGAGGGTGGGGTGGGCAGCGTGAAGCTGGAGGGTGGCTCCGAGTTCGCCGACACGGTGCGAGCCATCGTCCGGGCCAGCATCCCGGTGATGGGGCACCTGGGGCTGACGCCGCAGTCGGTCCACAAGATGGGCGGCTATGTCGTCCAGGGCCGCGACGAGGAGCAGGGCCGCAAGATTCTCGACGACGCGCTGGCCCTGGAGGCCGCGGGTGCCTATTCGCTCGTCCTGGAGGGCGTGCCTCTAGACCTAGCGCGCACGATCACGCAGCGGCTCTCCATCCCGGTCATCGGCATCGGCGCGGGCAAGTCCTGTGATGGACAGGTGCTCGTCTGCTACGACCTCTTGGGGATGAACCCGGACTTCAAGCCCAAGTTCGTCAAGCACTACGCCAACCTGCACGGGTCCATCTCCGACGCGGTGGGGGCCTTCTTCTCTGAGGTCCGCGAAGGCGTGTTCCCGGATGAGGAGCACTCGTTCAAGGCGACCAAGGGCCTGCGCGCGGTGACCGCTCCGGCGATGAGCGCGGGGGCGCCGCTCCAGGGCGACACCCCGGTCTCCGCCGAGGGTGGTGAAGAGAAGGTCGGCCCCGTCTACGGAATCCCGGTGTAA
- the panC gene encoding pantoate--beta-alanine ligase, translating into MTPAVLRTVEEVKTWAAGLRREGRRLALVPTMGYLHEGHLSLIREGRRRADVVAVSLFVNPTQFGPREDLSRYPRDFEGDLAKCGAAGADVVFAPGPEAMYPPGYQTYVEVTDVSQGLCGARRPGHFRGVATIVTQLLALFRPEVALFGEKDYQQLQVIRALNRDLHLGADIVGMPTIREPDGLAMSSRNAYLSPEERQRALSLSRGLRAALTLLQGETRDAAALTGAVRHELAAAGLREDYVELVDAERLTPLDSVAPGQTARLLVAAFSGTTRLIDNMALGG; encoded by the coding sequence ATGACGCCCGCCGTCCTGCGCACCGTGGAAGAAGTGAAGACGTGGGCGGCGGGCTTGCGCCGTGAGGGGCGCCGGCTCGCGCTGGTGCCCACCATGGGCTACCTGCATGAAGGGCACCTCTCGCTCATTCGCGAGGGGCGCCGTCGCGCCGACGTGGTGGCCGTCTCCCTCTTCGTCAATCCGACCCAGTTCGGGCCTCGGGAGGACCTCTCGCGTTACCCGCGAGACTTCGAGGGAGACCTGGCCAAGTGTGGCGCCGCGGGGGCGGATGTCGTCTTCGCGCCCGGGCCTGAAGCCATGTATCCCCCCGGCTACCAGACGTACGTGGAGGTCACGGACGTCAGCCAGGGCCTGTGTGGTGCCCGACGTCCGGGGCACTTCCGAGGCGTGGCGACCATCGTCACCCAGCTGTTGGCGCTCTTCCGTCCGGAGGTCGCGCTCTTCGGGGAGAAGGACTACCAGCAGCTCCAGGTCATCCGGGCGTTGAACCGCGACCTGCACCTGGGGGCGGACATCGTCGGGATGCCGACGATTCGCGAGCCCGACGGGCTGGCGATGAGCAGCCGAAATGCCTACTTGTCCCCAGAAGAGAGGCAGCGCGCGCTGTCTCTGTCGCGAGGACTGAGGGCGGCGCTCACGTTGCTGCAGGGAGAGACCCGGGACGCGGCGGCGCTGACGGGGGCCGTCCGGCACGAGCTGGCGGCGGCCGGGCTGCGCGAGGACTACGTGGAGCTGGTGGACGCCGAGCGCCTCACGCCGCTCGACTCCGTGGCTCCTGGACAGACTGCTCGCTTGCTTGTGGCGGCTTTCAGCGGCACGACACGGCTCATCGACAACATGGCGTTGGGCGGTTAG
- the smpB gene encoding SsrA-binding protein SmpB → MASGGKSKGPAGGEQAIKVVAENRRARFDYTVDEKVEAGLELTGSEVKSLREGVANLSDAYALPKGSELFLLNAHIGSYKSASVFDHLPTRGRKLLMHRAEIDRWVTKVRERGYSIIPLVLYFKKGRAKVELGLCRGKTHEDRRQDIKERETKREMDRAVRRR, encoded by the coding sequence ATGGCATCGGGCGGAAAGTCGAAAGGGCCGGCGGGCGGCGAGCAGGCAATCAAGGTGGTCGCCGAGAATCGGCGTGCGCGCTTCGACTACACCGTCGATGAGAAAGTGGAGGCGGGTCTGGAGCTGACGGGAAGTGAGGTGAAGTCGTTGCGAGAAGGGGTGGCCAACCTCTCGGACGCCTATGCGCTTCCCAAGGGCAGCGAGCTGTTCTTGCTCAATGCCCACATTGGCTCCTACAAGTCCGCCAGCGTGTTCGACCATCTGCCCACGCGCGGCCGGAAGCTGCTGATGCATCGGGCGGAGATTGACCGTTGGGTCACCAAGGTGCGGGAGCGTGGTTATTCCATCATCCCGCTTGTGCTGTATTTCAAGAAAGGGCGCGCCAAGGTGGAGCTGGGGCTCTGTCGGGGCAAGACACACGAGGACCGGCGCCAAGACATCAAGGAACGGGAGACGAAGCGGGAGATGGACCGGGCTGTGCGCCGTCGTTGA
- a CDS encoding ClpXP protease specificity-enhancing factor SspB, with amino-acid sequence MDDSKDLDKKERLLAALDQGMVMIHLDARRPGVLVPVSLRGEAHLRLNLSYRFDPPDLTVGEWGVRCTLSFSGSRFKVAVPWSALFAIASHVTKESWMYMEDMPPELLQQPVAPRPSPQPVPVASERPRTFLREVPAEPVDEAPPVAAAAAEVPPEGPKDDAPPPRRGHLRLVK; translated from the coding sequence ATGGACGACTCGAAGGATTTGGACAAGAAGGAACGACTGCTCGCCGCGCTGGACCAGGGGATGGTGATGATCCACCTGGATGCGCGCCGGCCGGGTGTGCTCGTTCCCGTTTCGCTGCGGGGTGAGGCGCATCTGCGTCTCAACCTGTCGTATCGCTTTGACCCGCCGGACCTGACGGTGGGGGAGTGGGGCGTGCGTTGTACGCTGAGCTTCTCGGGGTCTCGCTTCAAGGTGGCGGTGCCCTGGTCGGCGTTGTTCGCCATTGCCAGCCATGTGACGAAGGAGTCGTGGATGTACATGGAGGACATGCCGCCGGAGCTGCTTCAGCAGCCGGTGGCGCCGCGTCCTTCGCCGCAGCCGGTGCCGGTTGCCTCGGAGCGTCCGCGCACCTTCCTGCGCGAGGTGCCCGCGGAGCCGGTGGATGAGGCGCCTCCCGTGGCCGCTGCTGCGGCGGAAGTCCCGCCGGAGGGGCCCAAGGATGATGCACCGCCGCCGCGTCGGGGACACCTGCGCCTGGTGAAGTGA
- a CDS encoding serine/threonine-protein kinase, whose translation MNERYRLIRPLASGGMAELFLGVARGAEGFERTVAIKRILPHLAKEPDIARMFLAEARLATQLQHQNIATVFDVGEDASGLFLVMELVDGWDLGVLLRLAARQGRRFPPHLAAFITLQSLAGLHHAYRKTHEGRPVMVAHRDVSPSNILVSREGEVKVTDFGIARLSGASFTEPGLFRGKEAYSAPEVLQGAPATELSDQFSLGLVFHELLTGAHPFAGITASGSVAVAIVSREVPALPPGVPAPLADAVRRMLARAPEARFPSAQAVGGVLARWLSQSGEPTTADVLTTFLSTLAPPPTLQEQGEAAAPPAPEVPASSMSSFAVDMLMQEQEPSEMAGVEMSSSGRLIHRCARCLTPLSAPRAACSVCDSDLVLHAHAMASASGPMTGGVNRVPAVHPGQASVPSHGNGEGRRSMNAGTRSGDSSPGGVPQGPPGARTPPGVGALAGGAPQRPLPDSASQPAAGTLSLADSVESVGRRPSAPSVLRAGADALELEERAPRPAGDWEGSPQFAAPSRRWGRLVIALLGIGVAVGGSMWLWPQRNRISSRLKASLNQPVATPVLMLMSEPSGATVLVDDRPVGTTPLALDNLFPEGPVNVQVRLKGYRTWKGSFPGGEATQLEVKLHR comes from the coding sequence TCGGCTCGCCACCCAGCTTCAGCACCAGAACATCGCCACGGTGTTCGACGTGGGCGAAGACGCATCGGGCCTCTTCCTGGTGATGGAGCTGGTGGACGGTTGGGATCTGGGCGTGCTGCTGCGGCTCGCCGCCAGGCAGGGGCGGCGCTTTCCTCCTCACCTCGCGGCGTTCATCACGCTCCAGTCACTCGCGGGCCTGCACCACGCCTACCGCAAGACGCACGAGGGACGGCCGGTCATGGTCGCCCACCGGGACGTCTCACCGTCCAACATCCTCGTGTCCCGTGAGGGCGAGGTGAAGGTGACGGACTTCGGCATCGCCCGACTGAGCGGTGCGTCCTTCACCGAGCCTGGGCTCTTCAGGGGCAAGGAGGCCTACAGCGCTCCCGAGGTCCTTCAAGGCGCCCCCGCCACGGAGCTCAGCGACCAGTTCTCCTTGGGGCTCGTCTTTCACGAGCTGCTCACGGGTGCGCATCCGTTCGCTGGCATCACGGCGTCGGGCTCGGTCGCGGTGGCCATCGTCTCGCGCGAAGTGCCGGCATTGCCACCAGGGGTTCCCGCACCACTCGCCGATGCGGTCCGCCGCATGCTGGCCCGTGCGCCGGAAGCCCGGTTCCCCTCGGCCCAGGCCGTGGGGGGAGTGCTCGCGCGATGGCTGTCACAGTCGGGCGAGCCCACGACCGCCGACGTACTCACCACCTTCCTGTCGACGCTGGCTCCGCCCCCCACGCTCCAGGAGCAAGGTGAAGCGGCTGCGCCTCCCGCGCCCGAGGTGCCCGCGTCGTCCATGTCCAGCTTCGCGGTGGACATGCTCATGCAGGAGCAAGAGCCGTCAGAGATGGCGGGCGTCGAGATGAGCTCCAGTGGACGGCTCATCCATCGCTGCGCGCGCTGTCTGACTCCTCTGTCCGCGCCCCGTGCGGCTTGCTCCGTCTGCGATTCGGATCTCGTGCTTCACGCCCATGCGATGGCTTCCGCGAGCGGGCCGATGACCGGCGGCGTGAACCGTGTACCAGCAGTGCATCCGGGTCAGGCCTCTGTGCCAAGCCATGGCAACGGCGAGGGTCGGCGCTCCATGAATGCGGGCACGCGTTCTGGGGACTCGTCACCGGGAGGCGTACCGCAGGGTCCCCCTGGAGCCAGGACTCCGCCTGGCGTGGGTGCGCTCGCCGGTGGTGCTCCGCAGCGCCCTCTCCCGGATTCAGCATCGCAGCCTGCCGCCGGGACGTTGAGCCTCGCGGACAGCGTCGAGTCCGTGGGTCGTCGCCCCTCCGCGCCCAGCGTGCTTCGGGCCGGCGCGGATGCCTTGGAGCTCGAGGAGCGAGCGCCTCGCCCGGCGGGCGATTGGGAGGGGAGCCCCCAGTTCGCCGCGCCTTCGCGACGATGGGGTCGACTCGTCATCGCGCTTCTGGGCATCGGGGTCGCCGTGGGCGGCAGCATGTGGCTGTGGCCGCAGCGAAACAGAATCTCGAGTCGCCTCAAGGCCAGCCTCAACCAGCCCGTGGCCACCCCTGTGCTCATGCTCATGAGCGAGCCTTCCGGAGCCACCGTCCTCGTCGATGACAGGCCCGTGGGGACGACGCCCCTCGCCCTCGACAACCTCTTCCCCGAGGGCCCCGTCAACGTCCAGGTTCGCCTCAAGGGCTACCGGACATGGAAGGGGTCCTTCCCCGGCGGCGAAGCGACGCAGCTCGAGGTGAAGCTCCACCGCTGA